In Candida dubliniensis CD36 chromosome 6, complete sequence, the following are encoded in one genomic region:
- a CDS encoding uncharacterized protein YCL012C orthologue, putative (In C. albicans: putative orthologue is located on chromosome 7; has matches to several predicted fungal proteins (appears to be fungal specific), none of which has been functionally characterised; putative orthologue in S. cerevisiae is (YCL012C) is not an essential gene;~possibly fungus-specific), which produces MPRLNEINLRTSEMTTEKKNQTKIKREYIIFRGRINLHNLTMDDSYSSFVGQSKLNILLVIIILVCFLAFHFRHKIIELHDRYRTRSRIDNGYYSNLQSFEDDIASGLSSSNFDLESNNIATNDNRPGLTESAKVQIKKIMKEKGVSFDDARLEYIRNELSRNNIDENGVPNDPKLVMF; this is translated from the coding sequence ATGCCACGACTCAATGAGATCAACCTACGCACTAGTGAAATgacaacagaaaaaaaaaatcaaactaAAATCAAGCGTGagtatattattttcagGGGGCGGATCAATCTACACAATCTCACGATGGACGACTCATATAGTTCCTTTGTTGGTCAACTGAAGCTCAACATATTgcttgttattattatactaGTTTGTTTCTTGGCCTTTCATTTCAGACACAAGATAATCGAGCTACACGATAGATACAGAACACGATCAAGAATCGATAACGGGTATTACTCAAATTTGCAATCATTTGAAGACGACATTGCCAGTGGATTGAGCAGTTCGaattttgatttagaaTCTAACAACATTGCTACAAATGACAACCGACCTGGATTAACGGAATCTGCAAAAgtacaaataaaaaagatcaTGAAGGAGAAAGGTGTGAGCTTTGATGACGCACGGTTGGAATATATTCGGAACGAGCTTAGCAGAAACAATATAGACGAGAACGGGGTACCGAACGACCCTAAACTTGTGATGTTCTAG